The Geobacillus stearothermophilus ATCC 12980 genome contains a region encoding:
- a CDS encoding sporulation protein, which translates to MLFKKLLSSIGIGAATVDTKLAKAQYVQGETVEGVVDIRGGSVEQHIDEIYLALVTTYIREIDDKKFEEKAVLARYKVSGPLTIAPNETKTIPFQFALPYDVPVTLGSSRVWLQTGLDIKMALDPQDCDHLAIEPHPLVAAFLEAARQLGFRLRHVQCEQAPRYWQQRLPFIQEFEFKPASGPFKGRLDELEAIFFVSEHGVEAILEIDRKARGFAGLLSEALDMDETLVRFTYGPSDVASLAQWLAKAISRYS; encoded by the coding sequence GTGTTGTTCAAAAAACTGTTAAGTTCGATCGGCATCGGTGCCGCCACTGTTGATACGAAGCTCGCCAAAGCGCAATATGTCCAAGGCGAAACCGTCGAAGGGGTTGTCGACATTCGCGGCGGCAGCGTCGAACAGCACATTGATGAAATTTATTTGGCATTAGTCACAACGTACATCCGCGAAATCGATGATAAGAAATTTGAAGAAAAAGCCGTGCTGGCGCGCTACAAAGTGAGCGGCCCGCTGACGATCGCGCCGAACGAAACGAAAACGATCCCGTTTCAATTCGCCTTGCCGTACGACGTACCGGTCACGCTCGGTTCTTCGCGGGTATGGCTGCAAACCGGCCTTGACATTAAAATGGCGCTCGACCCGCAAGACTGCGACCATCTCGCCATCGAACCGCACCCGCTTGTCGCCGCGTTTCTCGAGGCGGCCCGCCAATTAGGTTTCCGCCTTCGCCATGTGCAATGCGAACAAGCGCCGCGCTATTGGCAACAGCGGCTGCCGTTTATCCAAGAGTTTGAATTCAAGCCGGCAAGCGGACCGTTTAAAGGCCGACTTGACGAACTGGAGGCCATTTTCTTTGTCTCCGAGCATGGGGTTGAAGCCATTTTAGAGATTGACCGCAAAGCGCGCGGGTTTGCTGGATTGCTTTCCGAGGCGCTTGATATGGACGAAACGCTTGTCCGGTTCACCTATGGGCCGAGCGATGTCGCTTCATTGGCGCAATGGTTGGCGAAAGCAATTAGCCGGTATAGCTGA
- a CDS encoding (deoxy)nucleoside triphosphate pyrophosphohydrolase, producing MKRVIHVVGAAIFNEQRDVLCALRAPNMSLPNVWEFPGGKVEEGERPEDALVREIREELGCTISVGELLADVFHEYEHAIVHLRTYEARLVDGEPRAREHAELRWVPLQALRSLEWAPADIPTVEALLVEGEAQKGVLDVLMRPRSIDD from the coding sequence ATGAAACGGGTCATTCATGTTGTCGGGGCAGCCATCTTCAATGAACAGAGGGATGTGTTATGTGCGTTGCGCGCGCCGAACATGTCGCTGCCCAACGTGTGGGAGTTTCCGGGCGGCAAAGTGGAAGAGGGGGAGCGGCCCGAAGACGCTTTAGTTCGGGAAATTCGCGAGGAGCTTGGCTGCACCATTTCGGTCGGTGAGTTGTTGGCTGATGTGTTCCATGAGTATGAACACGCCATCGTGCATTTGCGGACGTATGAAGCCCGCTTAGTCGATGGGGAGCCGCGGGCGCGGGAGCATGCTGAGCTTCGGTGGGTGCCGCTTCAAGCATTGCGCTCTCTTGAGTGGGCGCCGGCGGACATTCCGACTGTTGAGGCGTTGTTGGTTGAGGGGGAAGCGCAGAAGGGCGTTTTGGACGTTCTGATGAGACCGAGATCTATCGACGATTGA
- a CDS encoding Gfo/Idh/MocA family protein produces the protein MISSFFRYRVGIAGAGAFAEFLSGALAPLPSFQLAAVAGRTDAKRQRVIDAYRRRQPQAGDVREYREAEQLIVDPHVDIVILTTPPHLHAPLAKRALEEGKHVLLEKPGGLTAEALRANIQLAARQNRALAVNLVLRYHPLTEAVKQLIHRALLGPVDYASLHNAAHRVAKGHWFWDERRSGGILIEHGVHFFEVGRDWFGEAVSAHGFALQETDGTRPRVGATVIHEGNGRRIPVHYYHGFTMDPAASESTHWDIHTKRGRIVLDGWIPTQLSVSGLVTDEEAACIDAFLDAIPTKPSADAIEQLQQAADRLLPPTEPSAAPRRPYERTVVLSDRHGWYEAIAQTRFLDFCRLIENPSWRVLVTAEDAAADLALAEACTVTDKADDPLDIR, from the coding sequence ATGATTTCTTCATTTTTCCGTTACCGTGTCGGCATCGCCGGCGCCGGTGCATTCGCTGAATTTTTATCCGGCGCGCTCGCACCGCTTCCTTCCTTTCAGCTTGCTGCCGTCGCTGGCCGAACGGACGCAAAGCGCCAGCGCGTCATCGACGCCTATCGCCGCCGTCAGCCGCAGGCGGGCGACGTGCGCGAATACCGCGAAGCTGAACAATTGATCGTTGACCCGCATGTTGACATCGTCATTCTCACCACCCCTCCGCATTTGCACGCCCCGCTTGCCAAGCGGGCGCTTGAGGAAGGAAAACATGTGCTCCTTGAAAAGCCAGGCGGCCTCACCGCCGAGGCGCTGCGGGCGAACATCCAGCTCGCCGCCCGCCAGAACCGGGCGTTGGCGGTCAATCTCGTCTTGCGCTACCATCCGCTCACAGAAGCTGTCAAGCAACTCATCCACCGCGCGCTTCTTGGACCAGTGGACTACGCAAGCCTTCACAACGCGGCTCACCGCGTCGCCAAAGGCCATTGGTTTTGGGACGAGCGGCGAAGCGGCGGCATTCTCATTGAGCACGGCGTCCACTTTTTTGAAGTCGGCCGCGATTGGTTTGGCGAAGCGGTTTCCGCCCACGGATTCGCGCTTCAGGAAACAGACGGCACACGGCCGCGCGTCGGCGCCACGGTGATTCATGAAGGCAACGGACGGCGCATCCCCGTTCATTATTACCACGGCTTTACGATGGACCCAGCCGCTTCAGAATCGACGCACTGGGACATTCATACGAAACGCGGCCGCATCGTGCTTGACGGCTGGATTCCGACGCAGCTGTCCGTCTCCGGCCTCGTCACTGACGAGGAGGCAGCCTGCATTGACGCCTTTCTTGACGCCATCCCGACAAAGCCGTCGGCTGACGCTATCGAACAACTGCAGCAAGCGGCCGACCGGCTGTTGCCGCCCACGGAACCTTCAGCCGCTCCGCGCCGCCCATACGAGCGCACCGTGGTGCTCTCGGACCGCCACGGGTGGTACGAAGCGATCGCTCAAACGCGCTTTCTTGATTTTTGCCGTTTGATCGAGAACCCGAGCTGGCGCGTCCTCGTCACCGCCGAAGACGCCGCCGCCGACCTCGCTTTGGCGGAAGCGTGCACCGTGACGGATAAAGCAGACGACCCACTTGACATCCGCTAA
- a CDS encoding nucleotidyltransferase family protein yields the protein MKALLLAGGLGTRLRPLTENIPKPMAPIANRPWLEHLIIHLRDQGVNEFVIAAHHCSHVIRRYFGDGKRFNVNITYALEPSPLGTAGAIKNAERFLNERFLVFNADIVHLPQLIPLLDFHRQHGGLATIVLTEVDDPSSYGVVEQDDSGRILRFIEKPRREEAPSNRINAGMYILEPEVMRYIPAEREVSIERETFPLLIERNVGVYGIVSDGYWRDMGTPARYRQVHWDALRREFPIPLKGREIQPGVFVGEHVEIGSGVLFVPPVLIGDHVKIGPQAVIGPNAVIGDRCQIGARVHCAQTIVWDRSVIRDRSRLQNSIFGYRTVTPAGKVFEDSIINQFKEAVQA from the coding sequence ATGAAAGCATTGTTGCTGGCAGGAGGATTAGGTACGCGTCTTCGTCCATTGACCGAAAACATCCCCAAACCGATGGCCCCGATTGCGAATCGGCCATGGCTTGAGCACCTCATCATTCATCTTCGCGACCAAGGAGTCAACGAATTTGTCATCGCTGCCCATCACTGCTCTCACGTGATCCGCCGTTATTTCGGCGACGGAAAACGTTTCAATGTGAACATTACATACGCGCTTGAGCCGTCTCCGCTCGGAACGGCCGGGGCGATTAAAAATGCCGAACGTTTTCTGAATGAACGTTTTCTTGTGTTTAACGCCGACATTGTGCATTTGCCGCAATTGATCCCGCTGCTTGATTTCCATCGTCAACATGGCGGTTTGGCGACCATTGTTTTAACGGAAGTAGACGATCCTTCTTCCTATGGAGTCGTAGAACAAGACGACAGCGGGCGAATTTTGCGCTTTATCGAAAAGCCGCGCCGCGAAGAAGCGCCATCGAACCGGATCAACGCCGGCATGTATATTTTGGAGCCAGAGGTGATGCGCTATATCCCGGCGGAGCGGGAAGTGTCGATTGAACGCGAAACATTCCCGCTGCTGATCGAAAGGAATGTCGGTGTCTATGGCATCGTCAGTGACGGATACTGGCGTGATATGGGGACGCCGGCCCGCTACCGCCAAGTTCACTGGGATGCGTTGCGTCGGGAGTTTCCGATTCCGCTGAAAGGCCGTGAAATCCAGCCAGGGGTATTTGTCGGCGAACATGTCGAGATTGGGTCGGGCGTCTTGTTTGTACCGCCTGTGCTCATCGGCGACCATGTGAAAATCGGACCGCAGGCTGTGATCGGCCCGAATGCGGTCATCGGCGACCGCTGCCAAATTGGCGCCCGCGTCCATTGCGCGCAGACCATCGTTTGGGACCGCTCTGTCATTCGTGACCGCAGCCGTTTGCAAAACAGCATTTTCGGCTATCGGACGGTGACGCCGGCGGGAAAAGTGTTCGAAGATTCGATTATTAATCAGTTCAAGGAGGCGGTGCAAGCATGA
- a CDS encoding glycosyltransferase family 4 protein, with protein MIRIAYVSTYPPRRCGLATFTEHLRQSIDGVRGPSDGDRIIVLYNESDGDDAYRHNPAYWPLPAQNRAAYAEMAKRVNESDIDVVVLQHEFGIFGGEAGEYILDFIAALEKPLVTTFHTVFAEPPLPYRPIQEKIAAASDAIIVMNRQAIPYLVKAFGLPEEKIVYIPHGAPGPSSENRDSLRRRLGFSGRKVMLTFGLLSRGKGIESVLAALPGVVRKVPEALYVIAGQTHPEVKKREGEAYRDELKALIHRLGLDGHVRMEDRYFSEEELIDYLTACDLYVTPYPGIQQITSGTLAYAVGVGRPVVSTPYEHARDLLRGCEELLLPYGDTARWEERLGQLLADEAALKRWEETVRQIGANTHWPRVGEQHVALFERVCAAKRGEVKAVGFVSH; from the coding sequence ATGATTCGAATTGCTTACGTCAGCACGTATCCGCCGCGGCGGTGCGGGCTGGCGACGTTTACGGAACATTTGCGGCAAAGTATTGACGGCGTCCGCGGACCGTCCGATGGCGACCGCATCATCGTGTTGTACAACGAAAGCGACGGCGATGACGCCTATCGCCACAACCCGGCGTATTGGCCGCTCCCGGCGCAAAACCGCGCGGCGTATGCCGAAATGGCGAAACGGGTGAATGAGAGCGACATCGATGTTGTCGTCCTGCAGCATGAATTTGGCATTTTCGGCGGCGAGGCAGGCGAATACATTCTCGATTTCATCGCGGCGCTCGAAAAGCCGCTCGTGACGACGTTCCATACGGTGTTTGCCGAACCGCCGCTGCCGTACCGCCCGATTCAAGAAAAAATCGCGGCGGCAAGCGACGCCATCATCGTCATGAACCGGCAGGCGATCCCGTATTTGGTCAAAGCGTTTGGCTTGCCGGAAGAAAAAATTGTCTACATTCCGCACGGTGCTCCAGGCCCAAGCAGCGAAAATCGCGATTCGCTTCGCCGACGCCTCGGATTCAGCGGCCGCAAAGTGATGTTGACGTTCGGGCTTCTAAGCCGCGGCAAAGGAATCGAGTCGGTGCTCGCCGCATTGCCGGGCGTCGTGCGCAAGGTGCCGGAAGCGCTGTATGTCATCGCCGGACAGACACATCCGGAAGTGAAAAAACGGGAGGGCGAGGCGTACCGCGATGAACTGAAAGCGTTGATTCATCGGCTTGGACTCGACGGCCATGTCCGCATGGAGGACCGGTATTTCAGCGAAGAAGAGCTGATTGATTATTTGACGGCGTGCGATTTGTATGTCACCCCGTACCCGGGCATTCAGCAAATTACAAGCGGCACGCTTGCCTATGCGGTCGGCGTCGGCCGTCCGGTCGTTTCGACGCCGTATGAGCATGCGCGCGATTTGTTGCGGGGCTGCGAGGAGCTACTGTTGCCGTATGGCGATACCGCCCGATGGGAAGAGCGGCTTGGGCAGCTGTTGGCCGATGAGGCGGCGTTAAAACGCTGGGAAGAAACCGTGCGCCAAATTGGGGCGAACACGCATTGGCCGCGCGTCGGCGAACAGCATGTCGCCTTATTTGAGCGCGTGTGCGCCGCAAAACGCGGGGAGGTGAAGGCGGTTGGCTTCGTCAGTCATTAA
- a CDS encoding phosphomannomutase/phosphoglucomutase — translation MNTSTTKPFAWPAHVFKEYDIRGRAGEELDESFAYWLGRAFADMMQKEGEKRAVVGHDNRLSSPGLHRALKDGLLDGGCDVVDIGLSTTPMFYYSLYYTNIPCGMIITASHNPGDENGFKIAMGKTTIYGERIQALRRAMERLSQEQPRPETARGREETLDLAPAYIKMLKEKIKLGPRKLKVVVDCGNGTPSIIAPQVLKEWGCDVIPLYCESDPTFPNHHPDPVVPENLTDLIEMVRKEQADLGIAFDGDGDRIGVVDETGAIRWGDQLMVLFWREILKRHPGADAPVEVKCSQALVEEIERLGGKPFFHRTGHSHVKATLRRRPEIPFAGEMSGHLFFNDEFYGYDDALYAAGRLLRLLSHDERPLSEWFADVPRYAATPETRVACPEEKKPAAIAAVKNRFAGRYPVVDVDGARIQFPEGWGLVRPSNTQPILVLRAEAKTEAALAEIKRQLADCLATLELRIDW, via the coding sequence ATGAATACGTCAACAACAAAACCGTTCGCATGGCCGGCACACGTGTTTAAAGAATACGACATCCGCGGACGAGCCGGAGAGGAGCTCGATGAGTCGTTCGCGTATTGGCTCGGACGGGCCTTTGCCGACATGATGCAAAAGGAAGGCGAGAAGAGGGCGGTTGTCGGTCATGACAATCGTCTGTCATCGCCTGGCTTGCATCGGGCGCTCAAAGATGGGCTGCTCGATGGCGGCTGCGATGTCGTCGATATTGGGCTTTCGACGACGCCGATGTTTTACTACAGCTTATACTACACGAACATTCCATGCGGCATGATCATCACCGCCAGCCATAACCCAGGGGATGAGAACGGATTTAAAATCGCCATGGGGAAAACGACAATTTATGGCGAGCGCATCCAAGCGCTGCGGCGGGCGATGGAGCGGCTCAGCCAGGAACAGCCGCGTCCTGAAACAGCGCGGGGGCGCGAGGAAACGCTTGACCTTGCTCCGGCCTATATCAAGATGTTGAAGGAGAAAATTAAGCTCGGTCCGCGCAAGCTGAAGGTCGTCGTCGACTGCGGCAACGGCACCCCATCGATCATTGCGCCACAAGTGCTCAAAGAGTGGGGATGTGATGTCATCCCGCTTTACTGTGAATCCGATCCGACGTTTCCGAATCATCATCCGGACCCGGTCGTGCCGGAGAACTTAACGGACTTGATTGAGATGGTGCGCAAGGAGCAGGCGGATCTTGGCATCGCGTTTGACGGCGACGGCGACCGGATCGGAGTCGTGGATGAAACAGGTGCGATCCGCTGGGGCGACCAACTGATGGTGCTGTTCTGGCGCGAAATTTTGAAGCGCCATCCGGGAGCCGACGCGCCCGTCGAAGTGAAATGTTCGCAAGCGCTCGTTGAGGAAATTGAGCGGCTCGGCGGGAAACCGTTCTTCCATCGCACCGGCCATTCGCACGTCAAAGCGACGTTGCGCCGTCGTCCGGAGATCCCGTTTGCCGGTGAAATGTCTGGTCATTTGTTCTTCAATGATGAGTTTTACGGCTATGACGATGCGCTGTACGCCGCTGGGCGCCTGCTTCGATTACTGTCGCACGATGAGCGCCCGCTGTCCGAGTGGTTTGCCGATGTGCCGCGGTACGCGGCGACGCCGGAGACGCGCGTTGCTTGCCCGGAAGAGAAAAAACCAGCTGCCATTGCCGCGGTGAAAAACCGGTTCGCTGGCCGCTATCCGGTTGTTGACGTCGATGGCGCCCGCATCCAGTTCCCGGAAGGCTGGGGATTGGTGCGGCCGTCGAACACGCAGCCGATTCTTGTGTTACGTGCAGAAGCCAAGACGGAGGCTGCATTGGCGGAGATTAAGCGGCAGCTGGCTGATTGCCTCGCCACCCTTGAATTGCGCATTGACTGGTGA
- a CDS encoding RDD family protein has translation MAVTNPVGFWKRLLANILDAIVVGIPISIIGYFITGSWETNWFTSLANILYALIVPAVWYGYTVGKRMLGIRIAKVNGGKVGIGTMFLRSFVGGLVYFITFGIGLIISAIMVAAREDKRSIHDFIAGTYVTTEKPAV, from the coding sequence ATGGCGGTGACGAACCCGGTGGGGTTTTGGAAGCGGTTGTTGGCTAATATATTGGATGCGATTGTCGTTGGCATTCCGATTTCGATCATCGGCTATTTCATCACGGGCAGTTGGGAAACGAACTGGTTTACGTCATTGGCGAACATCCTTTACGCGTTAATCGTTCCTGCTGTTTGGTACGGATATACGGTCGGCAAGCGGATGCTTGGCATCCGGATTGCGAAAGTGAACGGCGGCAAAGTCGGCATCGGCACAATGTTTTTGCGCTCGTTCGTTGGCGGACTCGTATACTTTATCACGTTCGGCATTGGTCTCATCATTAGTGCGATTATGGTCGCGGCGAGAGAAGACAAACGGTCGATTCACGATTTTATTGCCGGGACGTATGTGACAACGGAAAAACCGGCGGTGTAA
- a CDS encoding methyl-accepting chemotaxis protein codes for MSLASYIIRTMFIVIPGTAAIGLVICLANGIRGAAFWWTLAAIMLFGAVVGLVSSTLNYRRFVAPIAVINEHVSKMTEGDLKTRMPLDRVQQLRPIAAAFNRMADAWQEVMGRVQHHAEEVAQVSGQLAAVAEQTTKATEQIATTMETLAASAEEQADAVRTTAASVHDISQTLSDVAFHTKEVAHRAEKTSAKAEDGKQSIGQMSEQMQFIYDHVQALGQVVQRLGERSNEIGQITEAITGIASQTNLLALNAAIEAARAGEQGKGFAVVADEVRKLAEQSARSAQQISELIGYIQEETKRAVSSAEQVISEVAKGLNVAAACGQSFAHIREEVGQVSKQIGQVSSAIEQMKEHARQVNDALQQMTNIVEQSASGAANVSAATQEQMASVEEIASSSTSLGQMADEMRAMLKKFSV; via the coding sequence TTGTCATTAGCAAGTTATATCATCCGCACCATGTTCATCGTCATCCCTGGCACAGCGGCGATCGGCCTTGTGATATGCCTGGCCAATGGCATTCGCGGGGCGGCGTTTTGGTGGACGCTTGCTGCCATCATGCTATTCGGGGCGGTGGTCGGCTTGGTTTCATCGACGCTCAACTACCGGCGGTTTGTCGCGCCGATCGCTGTCATCAATGAACATGTAAGCAAAATGACAGAGGGGGACTTGAAGACGCGCATGCCGCTTGATCGCGTGCAGCAGCTGCGGCCGATCGCGGCTGCGTTCAACCGTATGGCCGATGCATGGCAGGAAGTGATGGGCCGCGTGCAGCATCATGCCGAAGAGGTGGCGCAAGTGTCCGGCCAGTTGGCCGCTGTCGCTGAGCAGACGACGAAAGCGACAGAGCAAATTGCGACAACGATGGAAACGCTTGCGGCAAGTGCGGAGGAGCAGGCTGATGCTGTCCGCACCACCGCCGCGTCCGTGCATGATATTTCCCAAACATTGAGCGACGTCGCTTTCCATACGAAAGAAGTGGCGCACCGGGCTGAGAAAACATCGGCGAAAGCAGAGGACGGCAAGCAGTCAATCGGACAAATGTCCGAGCAAATGCAGTTCATTTACGACCACGTTCAAGCGCTTGGCCAGGTCGTTCAAAGGCTCGGGGAGCGCTCGAATGAGATTGGACAAATTACGGAAGCGATCACCGGCATTGCGTCGCAGACGAATTTGTTGGCGCTCAATGCCGCGATCGAAGCGGCGCGCGCCGGCGAGCAAGGGAAAGGGTTTGCGGTTGTCGCGGATGAAGTGCGCAAGCTCGCAGAACAATCCGCGCGCTCCGCGCAACAAATTTCCGAGCTGATCGGCTACATTCAAGAAGAAACGAAGCGGGCGGTTTCGTCTGCCGAACAGGTGATCTCCGAAGTGGCGAAAGGATTGAACGTGGCGGCGGCATGCGGCCAATCATTTGCCCATATTCGCGAGGAGGTCGGCCAAGTGAGCAAACAAATTGGACAAGTATCGTCCGCCATCGAGCAAATGAAGGAGCATGCCCGCCAAGTGAACGACGCACTCCAACAGATGACCAATATTGTCGAACAGTCAGCGTCCGGTGCGGCCAACGTATCGGCAGCGACGCAGGAACAAATGGCTTCCGTCGAGGAAATCGCCTCTTCGTCGACATCGCTCGGTCAGATGGCGGACGAGATGCGGGCAATGCTGAAGAAATTTTCTGTGTGA
- the thiC gene encoding phosphomethylpyrimidine synthase ThiC has product MENIRSFMSFPASRKVYIEGSRKDVRVPMREIVLSPTKTPQGTVENEPVRVYDTTGPYTDPHFEPDVEKGLPPLRRNWIVERGDVEEVKPSATAGVRPLPFVRRPLRAKPGKTVTQMHYAKRGIITPEMEFVAIRERIDPEIVRQEVAAGRAIIPANINHPENEPMIIGRRFHVKINANIGNSAVSSSIEDEVEKLLWAVRWGADTVMDLSTGKHIHETREYIIRNSPVPVGTVPIYQALEKVGGVPEKLTWDVYRETLIEQAEQGVDYMTIHAGVRLHYIPLTANRTTGIVSRGGSIIAQWCLAHHEENFLYTHFEEICEILKQYDVAISLGDGLRPGSIADANDEAQFAELETLGELTKIAWKHDVQVMIEGPGHIPMHKIRENVEREQDICHGAPFYTLGPLVTDIAPGYDHITSAIGAAIIGAYGTAMLCYVTPKEHLGLPNKEDVRAGVVAYKIAAHAADLAKGHPAAQQRDDALSKARFEFRWNDQFNLSLDPERAREYHDETLPAEAAKTAHFCSMCGPKFCSMNISHELQRQIKEEGMKEKAQQFIRQGSSLYSQKIN; this is encoded by the coding sequence ATGGAAAACATCCGCTCGTTCATGTCATTTCCAGCCAGCCGCAAGGTGTACATTGAAGGATCGCGCAAGGATGTGCGCGTGCCGATGAGAGAGATCGTGTTGTCGCCGACGAAAACGCCGCAAGGAACGGTGGAAAACGAGCCGGTGCGCGTCTATGACACAACCGGTCCATACACCGATCCTCATTTTGAGCCGGACGTCGAAAAAGGATTGCCGCCTCTTCGCCGCAACTGGATTGTTGAGCGCGGCGATGTCGAAGAAGTGAAGCCATCAGCGACCGCCGGCGTCCGCCCGCTGCCGTTCGTGCGCCGTCCATTGAGGGCAAAGCCCGGAAAAACCGTAACGCAAATGCATTATGCCAAACGGGGGATCATTACGCCAGAGATGGAGTTCGTCGCCATCCGTGAACGAATCGACCCCGAAATCGTTCGCCAGGAAGTAGCGGCCGGACGGGCGATCATTCCGGCGAACATTAATCACCCCGAGAATGAGCCGATGATCATCGGCCGTCGTTTCCATGTGAAAATTAATGCCAATATCGGCAACTCGGCCGTTTCATCCTCGATTGAAGATGAAGTGGAAAAGCTGCTTTGGGCGGTGCGTTGGGGCGCCGATACGGTCATGGATTTGTCGACCGGCAAACACATTCATGAAACACGCGAGTACATCATCCGCAATTCGCCGGTCCCCGTGGGAACGGTGCCGATTTATCAGGCGCTCGAAAAGGTAGGAGGGGTGCCGGAGAAGCTGACATGGGACGTGTACCGCGAGACGCTCATCGAGCAGGCTGAACAAGGAGTCGACTACATGACGATCCACGCCGGTGTGCGGCTTCATTACATTCCGCTCACCGCCAACCGGACGACCGGCATCGTCTCGCGCGGCGGCTCGATCATCGCCCAATGGTGTTTGGCCCACCATGAAGAAAACTTTTTGTATACGCATTTTGAAGAAATCTGCGAGATTTTGAAACAATACGATGTCGCGATCTCCCTTGGCGACGGCTTGCGCCCCGGCTCCATCGCCGATGCGAACGATGAGGCGCAGTTTGCCGAACTGGAAACGCTTGGCGAGCTGACGAAAATCGCCTGGAAGCATGATGTGCAGGTGATGATCGAAGGGCCGGGGCACATTCCGATGCATAAAATTCGCGAAAATGTCGAGCGGGAACAGGACATTTGCCATGGAGCGCCGTTTTATACGTTAGGGCCGCTTGTCACCGACATCGCGCCGGGATACGATCACATCACGTCGGCGATTGGCGCCGCCATCATTGGCGCTTATGGAACGGCGATGCTTTGTTACGTAACGCCGAAAGAGCATTTAGGGCTGCCGAATAAAGAGGACGTACGCGCCGGGGTCGTGGCCTATAAAATCGCCGCCCATGCGGCTGATCTGGCGAAAGGGCATCCGGCCGCCCAGCAACGTGACGATGCGCTCTCGAAAGCGCGCTTTGAGTTTCGCTGGAACGACCAGTTCAACTTGTCGCTTGACCCGGAACGGGCTCGTGAGTACCATGATGAAACATTGCCGGCCGAGGCGGCGAAAACAGCTCATTTTTGTTCGATGTGCGGGCCGAAGTTTTGTTCGATGAACATTTCGCACGAGCTGCAGCGGCAAATCAAAGAGGAAGGGATGAAAGAAAAAGCGCAACAATTTATTCGGCAAGGCTCGTCGCTGTATAGTCAAAAAATAAATTAA
- a CDS encoding RNA-guided endonuclease InsQ/TnpB family protein, which produces MKEVINILVTRVEQHQINSYHYLYHYCNDLCFKSKNLYNYANYIVRQEFINNNEWIRYNSLDKMLKHEQVYKELPAQTSQQILRLLDKNWKSFFKAIKDWIKNKEKYLGKPKLPKYKKKNGRNVVIFTNQQCKIKDGYIKFPKTDLKLKTKVIEGLQQVRIVPKGSIYVIEVVYKKEIPNMIRESNRVVGIDLGLNNFVTMVNNIGETPIVINGKGVKSINQYYNKQKAYFQSILKKQNGLDWSKRLEKLTLKRNNKIKDFMHKASRHVVDWCVKHNIDTIVIGKNDNWKQEVDLGKRLNQAFVQIPYDMFIHQLQYKAEEQGVRVIVTEESYTSKCSFLDMEEIKKQKQYKGKRIKRGLFQSEKGILINADVNGAYNIIRKVFPKAFADGIEGVGLHPVKLNVA; this is translated from the coding sequence ATGAAGGAGGTGATAAATATTTTAGTAACAAGAGTCGAACAACATCAAATTAATTCCTATCATTACTTATATCATTATTGTAATGATTTATGTTTCAAATCTAAAAATCTTTACAATTATGCTAATTACATTGTTAGGCAAGAGTTTATAAATAACAATGAATGGATTCGTTATAATTCATTAGATAAGATGTTGAAACACGAACAAGTTTATAAAGAATTACCTGCTCAAACATCGCAACAAATATTAAGATTGCTAGATAAGAACTGGAAGTCATTTTTCAAGGCTATAAAGGATTGGATCAAAAACAAAGAAAAATATTTAGGTAAACCAAAATTGCCTAAATATAAAAAGAAAAATGGGCGTAATGTTGTGATTTTCACGAATCAACAATGTAAGATTAAAGATGGATACATTAAATTTCCAAAAACTGATTTAAAACTAAAAACAAAGGTTATTGAAGGATTGCAACAAGTGCGAATTGTACCAAAGGGTAGTATTTACGTAATTGAAGTTGTTTATAAAAAAGAAATTCCAAATATGATTCGTGAAAGTAATCGTGTTGTAGGTATTGATTTAGGATTAAACAACTTTGTAACTATGGTAAATAACATCGGTGAAACACCGATTGTTATTAATGGCAAAGGAGTCAAATCCATAAATCAATACTACAACAAACAAAAAGCGTATTTTCAAAGTATTTTAAAGAAACAAAATGGATTGGATTGGAGTAAAAGACTAGAAAAATTAACATTAAAACGGAACAATAAAATTAAAGACTTCATGCATAAAGCAAGCAGACATGTTGTAGATTGGTGTGTTAAACATAACATTGATACGATTGTTATTGGTAAAAATGATAATTGGAAACAAGAGGTTGATTTAGGGAAACGACTAAATCAAGCGTTCGTTCAAATTCCTTATGATATGTTTATCCATCAATTACAGTACAAAGCGGAAGAGCAAGGGGTTCGTGTCATTGTAACAGAAGAAAGCTACACATCGAAATGTAGTTTTTTAGACATGGAAGAAATCAAAAAGCAAAAACAATACAAGGGGAAGCGCATCAAACGAGGATTATTCCAATCTGAGAAAGGAATACTGATTAACGCAGATGTCAACGGAGCGTACAACATTATTAGGAAAGTATTCCCAAAGGCGTTTGCCGATGGGATAGAGGGTGTGGGGTTACACCCAGTTAAGCTAAACGTGGCTTAA